A region of the Peredibacter starrii genome:
AGTCTTTTACCCCCAGCTTCCCCCTTTGTCAGCTGTGAGAATTGACAATCTGCCCAATCAATTTTAAAAGGAGGCACTTTTATGTAAAAAATTGGAGGTTTCCGTGAAACTTAAGACTCTTGTTGTAGCTGCGCTCATGGCCCTTTTCACAAGTTCTGCTTTCGCTCAATGGTTCCCAGGAATCGTTCAGGTTTCAGTTCTTCCAGGACAAGTTGCTTTTGTAGTTTCGAACCCGCATCCTCAACCGATTATCTGTAGTGGCCAGGTTTATGGTCAGACTGTTTACGGACAAGTTTTTACAACTTTCTTCATTGAACAAGTTCTTCCAATTGGTGGCTACCGTTATGCATACGTGAACGCAATTCCATATGCTCCCTTCGCTCGTGGATGGGCAAACATCAACTGTCGTTTTACGGTTTGGCCTTATTAAGAATCAAACAAATTTTTTTCATTGAAGGCCCTCGAAAGAGGGCCTTTTTATTTTAATTTTTCTTGAGTGTGCATCGTTTGTTGGTCTTGTTATAAGCGCCCTCCAAACTTTTTTAAACACACACAGGAGTTCTCATGAAACTAAAAGTTTTAGTTGTTGCCGCTGCACTTTCACTCTCAACTGGAGCATTCGCTCAAGCCTTTGCAAACGCTCAGATGTTTGTTAATCCAACTGTTGCTATTGCTCGTATTTACAATGTTTGGGGTCGCCCAGTTCTTTGCGAAGGACGTGTAATTGGTCTAACTGCTCAGTTCCCAATCTTCGCTAACTTCAGAGATGTTATTCCTGCTGGTCAGTACCGTGAGGCCTATGTTTATACAAACGCCTACAACCCATTCATTAACGCGAGCTCAGAAATCTACTGTCAGTAAAAATAAAAAAGGCCCTCTTTCGAGGGCCTTCTATTCAAAAAATCTTTGAAAATTTCTTAGTTTAGACCTTTATCCAGAACGATATCGTCCGCAGTCCCGCTGTAATAATAAACGAAATTATATCCAGCTTCTGAAAGATCATTTGCAGCTTTTGCTGGAGCATCGTCGCCTTTTTGAAGGCTATAAAGAACTACGTTCTGGTTTTTATTTGGGAATTTTGAAGAGAACTCGCTCATAAAATTAGAGCTGTAGTTCATGTGCTCAACGTCCTTATACTGAACCGGAGTGCGGTCAGCAGGAAGAAGATCGACGAAAACAAAGTTAAGACGGTCTTCAAGACGTTGTTTAAAAGCTTCGCGAGGAATTTCGTATTTCATAAGTACCTTTCATTGACAGTTTTGGACCCTTTAAAGATACTGCGAACTCACCAAAAAGTTTAGATTTTTTTCTTCGATGAGGCCGCGTCATATGGACCAAAAAGTGAACTT
Encoded here:
- a CDS encoding rhodanese-like domain-containing protein — encoded protein: MKYEIPREAFKQRLEDRLNFVFVDLLPADRTPVQYKDVEHMNYSSNFMSEFSSKFPNKNQNVVLYSLQKGDDAPAKAANDLSEAGYNFVYYYSGTADDIVLDKGLN